Proteins encoded by one window of Candidatus Nitrosocosmicus hydrocola:
- the bioB gene encoding biotin synthase BioB: MTNSNNDFILKMMSKVLDRQSITYEEALRLICSEDLDTLANCAKNLTNKLAGNGIDVETLINAKSGTCPEDCSFCAQSSFNSTLIEKYPLLPPEKILLQAENAMNSGANSFCIVCAYKAPPEKDFKQICDTIKLIREKLDIEVNVSLGFMTNERATILKNLGVKRYNHNLETAKSNFEKICTTHSYEDRINTAKIVKKAGLELCCGGIIGMGESVEQRVELGVALASLDPDEVPINMLIGREGTPLYGQHLITEKEILQTVATFRFLMPKTILKIAGGREVHLKGDDKKILQAGANGIITGGYLTTKGNKPSDDFKMLKEIGVR; the protein is encoded by the coding sequence TTGACCAATTCAAATAATGACTTTATTTTAAAGATGATGTCGAAAGTTTTGGATCGCCAGAGTATTACATATGAGGAAGCCCTGAGATTAATTTGCTCTGAGGATTTAGATACCTTAGCTAATTGTGCCAAAAATTTGACAAATAAGCTTGCAGGAAATGGGATTGATGTAGAAACATTGATCAATGCTAAATCAGGTACATGCCCGGAAGATTGTTCTTTCTGTGCCCAATCTTCTTTCAATTCCACTCTGATAGAAAAATATCCACTTCTCCCTCCTGAAAAAATACTACTTCAGGCCGAAAATGCTATGAACAGCGGGGCAAATAGTTTTTGCATAGTCTGTGCTTATAAGGCACCACCAGAAAAGGATTTTAAACAAATTTGTGATACCATTAAATTGATCCGAGAAAAGCTTGACATCGAAGTAAACGTATCACTAGGATTTATGACAAACGAACGTGCAACAATATTAAAGAATTTAGGCGTCAAAAGGTATAATCATAATCTTGAAACTGCAAAAAGCAATTTTGAAAAAATTTGTACTACTCATTCTTATGAAGACAGAATAAATACTGCTAAAATTGTCAAGAAGGCGGGTCTAGAATTATGTTGTGGAGGGATTATTGGTATGGGGGAATCTGTTGAGCAGAGAGTTGAATTGGGAGTTGCATTAGCATCCTTAGATCCTGATGAAGTTCCAATAAATATGTTGATAGGTAGAGAAGGAACACCTTTGTATGGACAACACCTCATAACCGAAAAAGAAATCCTTCAAACAGTTGCTACCTTTAGGTTTTTAATGCCAAAAACTATATTGAAGATTGCAGGTGGACGGGAAGTTCACCTAAAAGGAGATGACAAAAAGATTCTCCAAGCAGGTGCAAATGGAATCATAACAGGCGGTTATTTAACAACAAAAGGGAATAAACCTAGCGATGACTTTAAGATGCTAAAAGAGATTGGTGTTAGATAA
- the bioA gene encoding adenosylmethionine--8-amino-7-oxononanoate transaminase, with protein MSNIDKVWYPYTQMHDSSKIYKRRIVESGQDFYFIDDYGQKYLDGIANMWCNVWGFNQNGITRAMVDQINKIPHSTIFGLSNDKSIKLSSEFLKLTKGMKKIFYTDNGSSAIESALKMATQYWSNQGNDTKSRFLSMKSGYHGDTIGAMSVGYVDSYFNKYKKLLMKTRTIPKPTSSMLHVTNDNSALRALLEKTEKIIEENSEKSIALVMESGAQIAGGVTIYPPGYQKKIAEMCKKNDILLILDEIATGFGRLGNMIEYLAQDSIPDIACFGKAITGGYFPLAITVASKRIYQEFEANWTDKKHLYHGHTYAGHPIGCAAVIENMKMYKENKLITKIRDNSKFLIKRIQEFSRFRIVKNIRGKGLLAAFDLVNHGNPVHTVNGISTSMYVIKESLKRGVYLRSLGSTIVLIPPLAIDRDSLEKIISTQYEIVGDIQNKLD; from the coding sequence TTGTCAAACATCGACAAAGTTTGGTATCCGTATACCCAAATGCATGACTCTTCAAAGATCTACAAACGAAGGATTGTTGAATCTGGTCAAGATTTTTATTTCATAGATGATTACGGACAAAAATATTTGGACGGAATTGCTAACATGTGGTGTAATGTTTGGGGATTTAACCAAAATGGAATAACCAGGGCAATGGTTGACCAAATCAATAAGATCCCGCATTCAACAATATTTGGCCTGAGCAATGACAAGTCAATTAAACTCTCATCAGAATTCCTCAAGTTGACCAAAGGAATGAAAAAGATTTTCTATACTGACAACGGTTCATCTGCAATCGAATCAGCATTAAAGATGGCTACCCAGTACTGGAGTAACCAGGGTAATGACACCAAGTCACGTTTTCTATCTATGAAATCTGGTTACCATGGAGATACTATTGGAGCTATGTCAGTAGGATATGTAGATTCATACTTTAACAAGTACAAAAAATTACTAATGAAAACAAGAACCATTCCCAAACCAACTAGCTCAATGCTACATGTTACTAACGACAACTCTGCTCTAAGAGCTTTATTAGAGAAGACCGAAAAAATAATTGAAGAAAATTCAGAAAAGTCAATAGCTTTAGTAATGGAGAGTGGCGCCCAGATTGCTGGCGGTGTTACAATTTATCCTCCCGGATATCAGAAAAAAATTGCCGAAATGTGTAAGAAAAACGATATTTTACTCATTCTAGATGAGATTGCAACTGGCTTCGGTCGACTGGGAAATATGATTGAATATCTAGCACAAGATTCAATTCCTGACATTGCATGTTTTGGTAAAGCCATAACTGGAGGTTATTTCCCACTTGCAATTACAGTAGCATCCAAACGAATATACCAAGAATTTGAAGCCAATTGGACAGATAAAAAACATCTATATCATGGTCATACATACGCTGGACATCCGATAGGTTGCGCTGCTGTAATTGAAAATATGAAAATGTATAAAGAAAACAAGCTTATAACTAAGATTAGAGATAATAGCAAATTTCTTATAAAGAGAATTCAAGAGTTTAGTCGGTTCAGAATTGTAAAAAATATACGAGGAAAAGGATTATTAGCAGCTTTTGATTTGGTTAATCATGGAAATCCAGTTCATACCGTCAATGGGATTTCCACTTCTATGTATGTAATAAAAGAGTCACTCAAGCGAGGGGTTTATTTACGTTCTCTTGGCTCTACAATTGTATTAATCCCACCCCTTGCAATCGATAGAGACTCACTTGAAAAAATTATCAGTACACAATATGAAATCGTGGGAGACATCCAAAATAAGTTGGATTGA
- a CDS encoding cyclophilin-like family protein, with translation MSIGGASVSRIEIQLLINDRHVINAEFKRHFSPLTIKKLISIMPISGLISKYNEKFVYIKTDLDIGVEKPVNNFKKGNIAFSPSGNFISVFLKETSIAQKYNLLGIVTSDNLDLLSSVIVGDKLTFRKSEI, from the coding sequence ATGTCAATTGGTGGTGCAAGCGTTTCACGAATAGAGATTCAATTATTAATTAACGATAGACATGTAATAAATGCGGAGTTTAAAAGACATTTCTCGCCACTGACCATCAAAAAATTAATTAGCATAATGCCAATTTCTGGGTTGATTAGTAAATACAATGAAAAATTCGTCTATATCAAGACGGATTTGGATATCGGGGTCGAAAAACCAGTGAATAATTTTAAGAAAGGAAATATCGCGTTTTCGCCTTCTGGAAATTTTATATCGGTGTTTTTAAAGGAGACCTCAATCGCTCAGAAATACAATTTGCTGGGTATTGTTACATCAGACAATTTGGATTTGTTGTCATCAGTGATAGTAGGAGACAAACTCACTTTTCGAAAGTCAGAAATATAA
- a CDS encoding Snf7 family protein, with the protein MSFSNKWIKPQNEIGNVGMKLLENIKPPSPLKPRIEEAQKRLHSQISKLESMSAKMDEKDQIIFKRIISAMQNHDSQYAKILSNELSQIRKMNKMITSAKLALEQIQLRLNTITELGDVVVTLSPAMSVIKNIQGGLNSMIPEAGQSFGKITDILNGIMNDSGQIPTASEINGNTGSVSEDALKIIEEASAIVEQNMKDKFPDLPTSGLDPKISESNSLY; encoded by the coding sequence ATGTCTTTTAGCAACAAATGGATTAAACCACAAAATGAAATAGGTAACGTAGGTATGAAATTGTTAGAAAATATCAAACCTCCATCTCCACTCAAACCAAGAATAGAAGAAGCACAGAAGAGACTTCATTCACAAATTTCAAAATTAGAAAGTATGTCAGCAAAGATGGATGAAAAAGATCAAATCATATTCAAGAGAATTATAAGTGCGATGCAAAATCATGATAGCCAATATGCAAAAATACTTTCAAATGAGCTTTCGCAAATCAGGAAAATGAACAAGATGATTACATCAGCTAAGTTGGCATTAGAGCAAATACAGCTTAGATTAAATACAATAACTGAGCTAGGTGATGTAGTAGTAACACTAAGCCCTGCAATGTCGGTCATAAAGAATATCCAAGGAGGATTGAATTCAATGATACCTGAAGCGGGACAGTCTTTTGGAAAGATTACTGACATATTAAACGGCATAATGAATGATTCTGGACAGATTCCTACGGCTTCAGAAATTAATGGCAATACCGGTAGTGTAAGTGAAGATGCCCTCAAAATAATTGAGGAGGCCAGTGCCATTGTGGAACAAAACATGAAAGATAAGTTCCCTGATTTACCAACATCAGGACTGGATCCAAAAATCTCAGAGAGTAATTCACTCTACTGA
- a CDS encoding DNA-directed RNA polymerase subunit K, with amino-acid sequence MAIKRTKKKSGSKKTNDIDKGSIGENSENSLEVESAQSQLESISNDVEVTKKYKTYDADVEFKLREVTSKNDEIIIGPNRLTRFEKARITGARSLQLSLGAPILTKIPSELTDTIMIARYELEKKTLPISIRRILPNGLFQDIPIEWTV; translated from the coding sequence GTGGCTATTAAGAGAACAAAAAAAAAATCAGGTTCCAAGAAAACTAATGATATTGACAAAGGAAGTATTGGCGAAAATTCTGAAAATAGCCTAGAAGTTGAAAGTGCCCAAAGTCAACTGGAGTCCATTTCTAATGATGTAGAAGTAACAAAGAAATACAAGACTTATGATGCAGACGTTGAATTCAAGTTAAGAGAGGTAACTTCAAAAAATGACGAAATCATAATTGGTCCAAATCGGCTTACAAGGTTCGAGAAGGCGAGGATTACTGGCGCTAGGTCGTTACAGTTATCATTAGGTGCCCCCATCCTAACGAAAATTCCATCTGAATTGACAGACACCATTATGATAGCCAGGTATGAATTAGAGAAGAAGACTTTACCGATTTCAATTAGGAGGATTTTGCCCAACGGGTTATTCCAAGATATTCCTATTGAATGGACAGTTTAG
- a CDS encoding DUF2203 domain-containing protein → MFKFFTPVMANSILPEVRSRFAKILNQRERILELQSELSLTVEQNNNHEKFFSIKDQINRSISELYKQIEELEEMGLLIKSFEEGLIDFPATRFEDEVWLCWKLGEDKVKFWHRKDEGFSGRKPLSIKGTFDEDNLEDLR, encoded by the coding sequence ATGTTTAAATTTTTCACACCGGTTATGGCAAACTCAATTTTACCTGAAGTACGTTCAAGATTTGCTAAAATTTTAAATCAACGAGAGAGAATATTAGAATTACAATCTGAATTGAGTCTTACTGTTGAACAGAATAATAATCATGAAAAGTTTTTTAGTATAAAGGATCAGATCAATAGGTCTATTAGTGAGCTATATAAACAAATTGAAGAACTTGAAGAAATGGGATTATTGATTAAGAGTTTTGAAGAAGGTCTGATAGATTTTCCTGCAACAAGATTTGAGGATGAAGTTTGGCTTTGTTGGAAGTTAGGTGAAGACAAAGTAAAGTTTTGGCATAGAAAGGATGAAGGTTTTAGTGGGAGAAAACCCCTATCAATCAAAGGTACTTTTGATGAGGATAATCTTGAGGATTTGCGGTAA
- a CDS encoding asparagine synthase C-terminal domain-containing protein, which translates to MDVSCEKFRSLLDEVCKTFPVETILLSGGLDSSILLFYTKPRNAITIAIDNSSNDHKYSSLIASKFGLNHNIYQPLNHTIIENIDELIADFKTFDPIFLRNMVIQLIGFQKAHELGHKSVIIGDGADELFGGYNFLQRYHKVPIMLELKLQQLIQNMNFVSKNLARKYHLEAFTPFLNEDIIEFAKALPAREKIAEHNGALFGKFFLRKCFENILGDSIAWRKKEALETGSGMSHFSSEFSRRISDQDFLNGSKLAKKDMVTIKDKEHLYYYQTYRKYYPAPINDPANQNLDFRKCYSCNSSFVWSGSFCKVCGAYPV; encoded by the coding sequence ATGGATGTTTCATGTGAGAAATTTCGATCCTTGTTAGATGAAGTATGTAAAACTTTTCCTGTTGAAACTATTTTACTTTCTGGCGGACTGGATAGTAGTATCCTGTTATTTTACACGAAGCCAAGAAATGCTATTACGATTGCGATAGATAACTCATCCAATGATCATAAATACTCATCCTTGATTGCTAGCAAATTTGGATTAAATCATAATATTTACCAACCACTAAATCATACGATAATTGAAAATATAGATGAGTTGATTGCAGATTTTAAGACTTTTGATCCGATATTTCTTCGGAATATGGTCATCCAACTAATTGGATTCCAAAAAGCACATGAACTAGGACATAAATCCGTAATTATCGGTGATGGAGCAGATGAATTATTTGGCGGCTACAACTTCCTACAAAGATATCATAAAGTCCCTATTATGCTTGAATTAAAGCTACAACAGTTAATACAAAATATGAATTTCGTCTCAAAAAATTTGGCAAGAAAATATCACCTGGAGGCGTTTACACCTTTTCTCAATGAGGACATAATTGAGTTTGCTAAGGCTTTACCAGCTAGAGAAAAAATTGCAGAACATAACGGAGCTCTATTTGGTAAATTTTTTCTCAGGAAGTGTTTTGAGAATATTTTAGGAGATTCAATTGCTTGGAGGAAAAAAGAAGCATTAGAAACTGGATCTGGTATGTCGCATTTTAGTTCTGAATTCAGTAGAAGAATCTCAGACCAGGATTTTTTAAATGGTTCAAAACTTGCAAAAAAAGATATGGTAACAATCAAAGACAAGGAACATTTGTATTACTATCAGACTTACAGAAAATACTACCCGGCTCCAATCAACGATCCTGCAAATCAAAATTTAGATTTTAGGAAATGTTACTCTTGTAACTCATCGTTTGTTTGGTCAGGATCTTTTTGCAAGGTCTGCGGTGCTTACCCTGTTTAA
- a CDS encoding anthranilate synthase component I family protein produces the protein MKSEPKFLELDTKIMPFQIFKKISEEYDHNFVFESLDGPKELVESSIIGFDPKYYIKCNLRILQIFDKVNEIQKIRINEPLEIIKKYFPTVRNQQYRYVGGLVGFVCYEAIRFWEKIPIKKDLKYPLCEFGWYEDGLVYHHKKNKLEYFYYDESRFEKVRAIIETPEPKLKDSKSTFSNLKRNINKEEFEKKVNIIKNHLQNGDIFQTVLSKKITFEYEGDTLDLYEELRRINPSPYMFYFKNGSSVLLGASPEMLLRITGSQVETYPIAGSRPVSNDSEVTNNYKRELQGDKKEVAEHTMLVDLARNDLGKVCQFGTVSTPELMNVKKFSHIQHMVSHVIGIIDTKYDIFDAFKAVFPAGTISGAPKIRAMEIIDHLEPESRGPYAGAIGYFSFNQCCDFAITIRSAFINGDKGFTQSGAGIVIDSIPSKEFQETEDKSKAILIALQGLDRDKPIKTLKRKKCS, from the coding sequence TTGAAAAGCGAGCCTAAATTCCTAGAACTGGATACAAAAATCATGCCGTTTCAGATTTTCAAGAAAATAAGCGAGGAATATGACCATAATTTCGTGTTTGAATCTTTAGATGGACCAAAAGAATTAGTTGAATCATCTATTATTGGCTTTGACCCCAAGTATTACATAAAATGCAATTTAAGAATTTTACAAATATTTGACAAAGTAAATGAAATACAGAAAATAAGGATTAACGAACCATTAGAAATAATTAAGAAGTATTTTCCTACGGTTAGGAATCAACAATACAGATACGTAGGAGGGCTGGTAGGTTTTGTTTGTTATGAAGCTATTAGATTTTGGGAAAAGATACCAATCAAAAAGGATTTAAAATATCCATTATGTGAATTCGGCTGGTATGAAGATGGTTTAGTCTACCATCACAAGAAAAATAAGTTGGAATACTTTTATTATGATGAATCAAGATTTGAAAAAGTCAGAGCAATTATTGAAACACCTGAACCAAAATTAAAGGATAGCAAATCAACCTTTTCTAATCTCAAAAGAAATATCAATAAAGAAGAGTTTGAAAAAAAAGTGAATATAATAAAGAACCATCTCCAAAATGGGGACATTTTTCAAACAGTTTTATCAAAAAAAATTACTTTTGAATACGAAGGAGATACGTTAGATTTGTATGAAGAACTAAGAAGGATCAATCCCTCTCCATACATGTTTTACTTCAAAAATGGATCGAGCGTTTTGCTAGGAGCCAGTCCCGAAATGCTATTGCGAATTACGGGCTCTCAAGTTGAAACTTATCCTATCGCTGGTTCAAGACCTGTCTCAAACGATTCCGAGGTTACCAATAATTACAAAAGAGAATTGCAAGGAGACAAGAAGGAAGTTGCAGAGCACACGATGCTTGTGGATCTAGCAAGGAATGATTTGGGAAAAGTTTGCCAATTTGGCACTGTTTCTACCCCAGAGTTGATGAATGTAAAGAAATTTAGTCACATACAACATATGGTATCCCATGTAATAGGTATAATAGACACCAAATACGATATTTTTGATGCATTCAAGGCGGTATTTCCAGCAGGAACAATATCAGGAGCTCCGAAAATAAGGGCAATGGAAATTATCGATCATTTGGAACCAGAAAGCAGAGGTCCTTATGCTGGCGCAATTGGATATTTTTCATTCAATCAATGCTGCGATTTCGCCATTACAATCAGATCTGCGTTTATCAATGGTGATAAAGGGTTTACACAATCAGGGGCTGGGATAGTAATTGATTCCATTCCAAGTAAAGAATTTCAAGAAACTGAAGATAAATCTAAGGCGATACTGATAGCGCTTCAGGGATTAGATCGTGATAAACCAATAAAAACACTGAAACGAAAAAAATGTAGTTGA
- a CDS encoding MarR family transcriptional regulator → MGGNKKKPTQSSANKSQDNKGNKKEETKKTPKVQQKQRLSVLIEDAQGLKALDAMKAITVQSFARSLGVKISVANNYLKNLEHKNIVKSVGGYSGHRIYLKVK, encoded by the coding sequence ATGGGCGGAAACAAGAAGAAGCCAACTCAATCTAGTGCTAATAAGTCACAAGATAATAAGGGAAATAAAAAGGAAGAGACAAAAAAGACTCCCAAGGTACAACAAAAGCAAAGGTTATCAGTGTTGATAGAGGATGCACAAGGGCTTAAGGCATTGGATGCAATGAAAGCAATTACAGTACAATCATTTGCTCGATCTTTAGGAGTCAAGATCTCAGTAGCTAACAATTATCTTAAAAATTTAGAACATAAAAATATTGTAAAAAGCGTTGGCGGATATAGTGGTCATAGAATTTATTTAAAAGTAAAGTAA
- a CDS encoding recombinase family protein gives MKYAFAYLRVSTEDQTVMNQRLSLQRWAAIHDFQILDYFEDSSVSGKTAATTRPGFKDLLNLVAREEIDAVLVYELSRIGRTFWDTLEAIKAVEQYTPLISCSPRETFLQTTEPSIRKLMLGILTWVAERERELLVQRTKDGILRAKSVGKHIGRPIKKINDKELITLLSQNKSKARIAKELGVSKATLYKNLKVLSE, from the coding sequence ATGAAATACGCATTTGCGTATCTGCGTGTAAGCACAGAAGATCAAACGGTAATGAATCAAAGATTATCCTTGCAACGATGGGCTGCTATCCATGATTTCCAAATATTAGATTATTTTGAAGACTCTTCGGTTAGTGGAAAAACAGCCGCAACCACCAGACCTGGATTTAAGGATCTTCTAAATCTAGTAGCACGAGAAGAAATTGATGCTGTGTTAGTGTATGAGTTGTCTAGGATAGGACGTACATTTTGGGATACATTGGAAGCTATAAAAGCAGTGGAGCAATATACTCCTTTAATTTCTTGTTCTCCGAGGGAAACTTTTCTTCAGACGACGGAACCGAGTATAAGAAAGTTAATGTTGGGAATCCTAACTTGGGTAGCTGAACGCGAAAGAGAATTATTGGTTCAAAGAACTAAGGATGGCATTTTGCGTGCCAAGTCAGTTGGAAAGCATATAGGGAGGCCAATAAAAAAAATCAATGATAAGGAACTAATTACATTGCTTTCCCAAAACAAATCAAAAGCAAGGATTGCGAAGGAATTAGGGGTGTCCAAAGCAACGTTATACAAGAATCTAAAAGTACTCTCCGAATGA
- a CDS encoding glycerate kinase type-2 family protein: MSLIKNRASIMRHHKFRSVEDSLDALEFAFKRCSPEKIMDSSIKLDSKLWITDINRELHQYPLPRNRSVLVISIGKASEKMLSGFSIKMGDTITRSVLIVPKGYKLENKKQSLLGKVSIIKSSHPIPNRNSLLASRVIIRELQDLDNIDLVVFLISGGSSSLVVSPIQGLTLSDKREINGLLISSGADINEINIVRKHLSQIKGGKILRFLQQKRKVISLILSDVVGDELSTIGSGLTHYDNSSYADAIAILQKYSILEDKSDSTHRVWAVLRRGLRAKLPETVKSSEFKSLATDNYIIGNNSKFCYQLTYYLMSLGYDVDYKGSGFNLGMSEFSKLAKQIINQLQKANTAILIGGEVTNVIDKTMNGSGGRNQEAVCRMIKLMEPWENSDYCITCIGTDGIDGNSKSAGGILSPSTIQYLRLQDLNINEFLESHNSNLLLKNLHSTINTGYTGTNFNDVYLFVRKTI, from the coding sequence ATGAGCTTGATTAAAAATCGAGCATCGATTATGAGGCATCATAAATTTCGATCCGTTGAGGATTCCCTTGATGCTCTTGAATTTGCATTCAAGCGCTGTAGTCCTGAAAAAATTATGGATTCATCAATAAAACTAGATTCAAAACTTTGGATTACTGATATAAATAGAGAATTGCATCAATACCCTTTACCACGAAATAGATCCGTCTTGGTAATAAGTATCGGGAAAGCCTCTGAAAAAATGTTATCTGGATTTTCCATCAAGATGGGCGACACAATCACAAGGAGCGTTTTGATCGTCCCAAAAGGTTACAAATTAGAAAATAAAAAACAATCCCTTTTGGGAAAAGTTTCAATAATAAAATCTTCTCATCCAATTCCAAATAGAAATAGTCTTTTGGCATCAAGAGTCATTATTAGAGAATTACAGGACTTGGACAATATTGATCTAGTAGTTTTTTTGATTTCTGGCGGTTCATCATCACTAGTGGTTTCTCCAATTCAAGGTTTAACATTGTCAGACAAGAGAGAGATAAATGGACTATTGATATCCTCGGGAGCGGACATTAATGAGATCAACATAGTTAGAAAACATCTATCCCAAATTAAGGGTGGGAAAATTCTAAGATTTTTACAACAGAAGAGGAAAGTGATTAGCCTTATTCTGTCGGATGTCGTAGGGGACGAGCTTAGCACCATAGGTTCCGGGTTAACTCACTATGACAATTCGTCTTATGCAGATGCCATTGCAATATTGCAAAAATACTCTATTCTCGAAGATAAATCAGATTCCACTCATAGGGTCTGGGCAGTTTTGAGAAGGGGACTTCGAGCTAAATTACCCGAAACTGTAAAATCAAGCGAATTTAAGTCATTAGCCACAGACAACTATATAATAGGAAATAACTCAAAATTTTGTTATCAATTAACATATTATCTTATGTCGCTCGGATATGACGTTGACTACAAAGGTTCAGGATTCAATTTAGGTATGAGCGAGTTTTCAAAATTAGCCAAACAGATAATCAATCAACTCCAGAAAGCCAATACTGCAATACTAATTGGAGGTGAAGTTACCAACGTAATCGACAAAACAATGAATGGTTCCGGAGGCAGAAACCAGGAAGCAGTTTGTAGGATGATAAAATTAATGGAACCGTGGGAAAATTCAGACTATTGTATTACCTGCATTGGGACAGATGGTATTGATGGTAATTCAAAATCTGCAGGTGGGATTTTATCCCCATCTACCATACAATACCTTAGACTTCAAGATTTAAACATTAATGAATTTCTAGAGTCTCATAATTCAAATTTATTACTAAAGAATTTACACTCTACTATAAACACAGGCTATACAGGTACAAATTTCAACGATGTCTATTTATTTGTTAGAAAAACTATTTAG
- a CDS encoding threonine synthase, with protein MQLGAKKKCINPSCGIEYSIDNDIYRCSCGFLLDVKYDEKPDKNLIETFYQRRNYMGNIFNESGVWRYRELLNFVGIDTEDINQCSKFLVSLDGSEGRSSRPYQMSKVADYVDMQSENFYLQPEGYNPSGSFKDNGMAAAVTHAKFLSVKKIVCASTGNTSASAAMYASNEGFKCDVYIPHGEIAPGKLGQAFQFGAQVIEVEGNFDDALSMSLSNATRDGGYTVNSINPFRIEGQKTIIFRIMEHLNWNSPDWIVYPGGALGNISSCGKALMELYEWGWIKKIPRVLVVNARGADTFYQLVNGLFDNCKLRWNNGKIDTHLIDRFYQHQELDQILPKTLATAIQIGKPANIAKALRTIDFTNGIVEAVEDIDMLDGMSVVGLNGFDCEMASGSVPAGIRKLRQNEIIKKDEIVVGVLTGRQKDPSLAINYHLNKSNMFAKPPRDQLR; from the coding sequence ATGCAGTTGGGCGCTAAAAAAAAATGTATTAATCCTTCTTGTGGAATTGAATATTCGATTGATAATGATATTTATAGATGTTCTTGTGGATTTCTTCTTGATGTTAAATATGATGAAAAACCCGATAAGAATCTCATCGAAACTTTTTATCAAAGACGAAATTATATGGGGAATATATTTAACGAGAGCGGAGTCTGGAGATACCGCGAGTTATTAAATTTTGTTGGTATCGATACCGAAGATATTAACCAATGTTCAAAATTTTTGGTTTCGTTAGATGGTTCAGAGGGTAGATCGTCAAGACCATATCAAATGAGCAAAGTTGCGGATTACGTGGATATGCAATCAGAGAATTTTTATCTTCAGCCAGAAGGTTACAATCCTAGTGGTTCTTTTAAGGATAACGGAATGGCTGCGGCGGTAACACATGCAAAATTTCTATCAGTTAAGAAAATTGTATGTGCTTCAACAGGAAACACGTCAGCTTCAGCTGCTATGTATGCTTCAAATGAAGGTTTCAAATGTGATGTATATATCCCTCACGGTGAAATAGCTCCAGGGAAACTTGGTCAGGCATTTCAATTTGGGGCACAAGTAATTGAAGTTGAGGGAAATTTTGATGATGCTCTGTCTATGTCATTAAGTAATGCAACCCGAGACGGTGGCTATACAGTTAATTCGATTAATCCGTTTAGAATTGAAGGGCAGAAAACGATAATATTTAGAATTATGGAACATCTAAACTGGAATTCCCCGGATTGGATTGTTTACCCAGGCGGTGCACTTGGAAATATTTCAAGCTGTGGAAAGGCATTAATGGAGCTGTACGAATGGGGATGGATAAAAAAAATTCCTCGTGTACTAGTAGTCAATGCGCGAGGTGCTGATACTTTTTATCAACTTGTAAATGGCTTGTTTGATAATTGCAAATTACGTTGGAATAATGGTAAAATAGATACTCATCTTATTGATAGATTTTATCAACACCAAGAACTTGATCAAATCTTGCCAAAGACATTAGCAACTGCAATTCAGATTGGAAAGCCTGCCAATATCGCAAAAGCATTAAGAACAATTGATTTTACAAATGGGATAGTGGAGGCGGTTGAGGACATAGACATGTTGGATGGCATGTCCGTGGTAGGATTAAATGGATTTGATTGTGAAATGGCTTCAGGTTCCGTCCCAGCAGGGATTAGAAAATTACGACAAAATGAGATCATCAAAAAAGACGAAATTGTAGTTGGAGTACTAACAGGGAGACAGAAAGATCCTTCATTAGCCATCAACTATCATTTGAATAAGTCTAATATGTTTGCAAAACCTCCGCGTGATCAATTAAGATAA